A single region of the Candidatus Dadabacteria bacterium genome encodes:
- a CDS encoding ABC transporter substrate-binding protein, with the protein GLNGILLALERRKLSAIETGIFPRNTVAIKTALLDLHATGPEAVIIIGPYKPTATFIKWARHIGMNSIFMTLSFVGSSALASELGDQGAGVLVTQVVPFPTGNTVPASASYRAALKAYDPAAKPGFLSYEGYLAGRLAIYVVDNCGKQVNRGCIDAVLRTGNNINLDGFTLRYSKNDNQGSDSVFLTIIGPDGQYRSLTSLTQRY; encoded by the coding sequence TGGTCTGAATGGAATCCTTCTTGCTCTTGAGCGTCGCAAACTTTCTGCTATCGAAACGGGAATATTTCCCCGCAATACTGTCGCGATAAAGACGGCCCTTCTTGATTTGCACGCTACCGGACCGGAAGCTGTGATTATTATTGGTCCCTACAAGCCAACTGCGACATTTATTAAGTGGGCGCGCCACATCGGTATGAATTCCATTTTTATGACACTTTCTTTCGTAGGCAGTAGTGCCTTGGCAAGCGAACTGGGTGATCAAGGGGCCGGAGTTCTGGTTACCCAGGTGGTTCCTTTTCCAACCGGAAACACGGTGCCTGCCTCCGCTTCCTATCGTGCTGCGCTCAAGGCGTACGACCCGGCGGCAAAACCCGGATTTCTATCGTATGAAGGATATTTAGCAGGGCGTTTGGCTATCTATGTGGTAGATAATTGCGGCAAACAGGTTAACCGTGGTTGCATCGATGCGGTGCTGCGGACCGGCAACAACATTAATTTGGATGGCTTCACCTTGCGATATAGCAAGAATGATAACCAAGGTTCAGACAGCGTGTTCCTGACGATTATTGGTCCTGATGGCCAGTATAGGTCACTCACGTCTCTAACACAACGATACTGA